A single region of the Methanobrevibacter millerae genome encodes:
- a CDS encoding Ig-like domain-containing protein, with protein sequence LTAGDKTIVVEYSGDDNYAPTQVISNLTVDKTKTTPDLIVVDKGNGTVVVVVGDNATGNVTVTVDGENYTAEVIDGVAVVNLDNLTPGTHDIQIAYSGDDNHAPSTAASSVNVPKAESPISVSVEDIYVGDTAVIEVKVADNATGNVTIEIDGVKYSSEIKGGKAVFEVPDLAKGTKTIAVDYVGDDSYLANHTTGTITVSKRPSFVNATITDIDVGENVTITVTVPEDATGQVLIDIDGVGYYVNVTNGVGVAQIPRMPNGVYDVNLTYTGDDKYESSSTKGLFNVSKVESFVIPVAQNITVGDLEVITLTVPQDATGIVTVVIDGVEYHFDLDEGKLLSPDESGDIYSVAISGGNGILVISGLPKGEYVVSAMYNGDAKYLPCTNTTIFTVSDKDPSIKIIDQNNGTVVVVLPEDATGNVTVTVDGKTFQAEVINGTAVINVDGLDPGEHEMTITYSGDDHYGEKTQTGTVNVPKVPAPISVSVDDIGVGQAAVVTVTLPDDATGNVTIEINAKKYTAEIVDGKAVFNVDGLAVGNKTVAVTYPGDDKYLSNFTTGQFEVSKVPANVTATSHDIMVGDEETIKATFPQDATGRALLRLGGEEYYADIVNGEAIFKVPNLASGEYEALLGYPGDENYEPSNTTTKFTVSKYSEPVSASGDSIEIGENGTVVVKLPIDATGTVTITVDGKTYTQEVVDGQAVFSIPGLQSGVHPVTVYYSGDAKYEANVTTTAIVVADNGNNTPGNGSDVPEKASEGISLSKYQTGNPIFVLLLILLIGGAARFRKSEE encoded by the coding sequence TTGACTGCTGGTGACAAGACTATTGTTGTTGAGTATTCTGGTGACGATAACTATGCTCCAACTCAAGTCATTTCAAACTTAACTGTCGATAAGACAAAAACAACTCCTGATTTGATTGTTGTGGATAAAGGAAACGGAACTGTCGTTGTCGTTGTAGGCGATAATGCAACAGGTAACGTAACGGTCACAGTTGACGGTGAAAACTACACTGCTGAAGTAATTGACGGCGTTGCAGTTGTAAACCTGGACAATTTAACTCCGGGAACCCATGATATACAAATCGCATACTCAGGCGATGACAACCATGCTCCAAGCACTGCAGCTTCATCAGTAAATGTTCCTAAGGCGGAAAGCCCAATAAGCGTATCTGTTGAAGACATTTACGTTGGAGATACCGCAGTCATTGAAGTTAAAGTTGCAGATAACGCAACGGGTAATGTCACGATTGAAATTGACGGTGTAAAATACTCATCTGAAATCAAAGGCGGTAAAGCAGTATTTGAAGTTCCTGATTTGGCTAAAGGAACCAAGACAATAGCTGTTGATTATGTTGGTGATGATAGCTACCTTGCAAATCACACGACTGGAACGATTACCGTATCCAAACGTCCTTCATTCGTAAACGCAACAATCACTGACATTGATGTCGGTGAAAACGTAACGATTACTGTAACTGTCCCTGAAGATGCAACCGGACAGGTATTGATTGACATTGACGGTGTCGGATATTATGTTAACGTAACCAACGGTGTTGGAGTCGCACAGATACCTCGCATGCCTAACGGAGTTTATGACGTAAACCTTACCTACACTGGTGATGACAAGTATGAATCAAGCTCAACCAAAGGCCTGTTCAATGTTTCAAAGGTTGAATCATTCGTAATTCCTGTGGCTCAAAACATTACTGTGGGCGATTTGGAAGTAATTACTTTAACTGTTCCTCAAGACGCAACGGGCATTGTAACCGTTGTAATTGATGGAGTTGAATATCACTTTGATTTGGATGAAGGAAAACTTCTTTCACCTGATGAAAGCGGAGATATCTATTCAGTTGCAATAAGTGGCGGAAATGGAATACTTGTAATATCTGGACTTCCTAAAGGCGAATATGTTGTAAGCGCAATGTATAACGGTGATGCAAAATACCTGCCGTGCACAAATACGACAATCTTTACCGTATCCGATAAGGATCCTTCAATTAAAATCATAGACCAAAACAACGGAACCGTTGTGGTTGTATTGCCTGAAGACGCAACTGGAAACGTAACAGTTACTGTTGACGGCAAGACTTTCCAGGCAGAAGTGATTAACGGTACGGCTGTTATTAATGTGGATGGTTTGGATCCTGGTGAGCATGAAATGACCATAACTTACTCCGGTGATGACCACTATGGCGAAAAGACACAGACAGGAACTGTTAATGTTCCTAAAGTCCCTGCTCCAATAAGCGTCAGCGTGGATGACATCGGCGTGGGCCAGGCTGCTGTTGTAACCGTAACTCTTCCTGATGACGCAACGGGAAATGTCACGATTGAAATAAATGCCAAAAAATACACAGCAGAAATCGTTGATGGAAAGGCAGTATTCAACGTTGACGGTTTGGCAGTCGGAAACAAGACTGTTGCCGTAACCTATCCTGGAGATGATAAATACCTTTCTAATTTCACGACAGGCCAGTTTGAAGTGTCCAAAGTCCCTGCAAATGTAACCGCAACTTCCCATGACATCATGGTTGGAGATGAGGAAACCATTAAGGCCACATTTCCACAAGACGCTACAGGCCGTGCACTATTGAGATTGGGTGGTGAGGAATACTATGCAGATATAGTTAACGGTGAAGCCATATTTAAAGTTCCTAATTTGGCCAGCGGAGAATATGAAGCCCTTTTAGGCTATCCTGGTGATGAAAACTACGAGCCAAGCAATACGACAACTAAATTCACTGTATCCAAATACAGCGAACCCGTATCTGCAAGCGGAGACAGCATTGAAATAGGTGAAAACGGAACTGTTGTTGTAAAGCTTCCGATTGACGCAACCGGAACCGTTACCATAACGGTTGACGGCAAAACCTATACTCAGGAAGTCGTTGACGGCCAGGCGGTATTTTCAATTCCTGGTTTGCAAAGCGGAGTTCATCCGGTAACTGTCTATTACTCAGGTGACGCCAAATACGAAGCCAACGTAACCACTACAGCAATCGTTGTAGCGGATAATGGCAATAATACTCCTGGAAACGGAAGCGATGTTCCTGAAAAGGCCAGTGAAGGCATAAGTCTCTCAAAATATCAAACGGGCAATCCTATATTTGTCCTCTTATTAATCCTATTGATTGGCGGAGCTGCCAGATTCAGAAAATCTGAAGAATAG